The genomic interval CAGATTCAAACCGGTCACTGCCTTAAAGAATAAAATTGTATCACCGATAAAAGGAGCGCTGCCTTTACGCCAGACCTTAATTGTGGTACAGTTTGCCATTACACAGATCCTGATTATCAGCACCCTGGTGGTATCCGGGCAGCTTGACTATTTCCGGAATAGTCCTTTGGGTTTCGACAAAGAAGCTATTATAACTATTCCTTTTCTTCCGGATAATCCGGTGGAAACCAGCCGGGCTTTGCGTAACCAGCTGGAGCAAATTCCAGGCGTACAAAAAATAAGTTATGCGTTAATGGCTCCTTCCAGTGATAATAGCTGGTGGAGTAAATTTACCTTCGAAGGCCATGACCCGACCAAAGAGTACTATGTGCAGGAAATTGTGATTGACCATACCTACCTGGAAACTTTTGGATTACAATTACTGGCTGGAAAAAATTTAGGTCCTACGTCCGATTCCTCCGACTTGCTGGTAAATGAGGCCGTTTTGAAAACTATGAATATACGCACCCCGGAAGAAGCCATCGGAAAAACCATAGGCTGGGTTGGGCCTAAGCCACATACCATAACTGGGGTAGTGAAAGATTTTCATACCAGGTCTTTTAAAGAAGATATTCCTGGTGTGATCATGCATAGGGGAAAGAATCCCCTGATGGCAGGTGTTAAAATCGAGCCTACAAATATGCGGAATACCATTGCTCAAATTGAAGGTGTGTGGAAGAAAGTGTATCCTGAAACTATTTTTGAATTCACCTTCCTGGATGAAATCATTGCCAACTTTTATAGGGAAGAAGTAAAAATGTACCAGCTTTTCCGGATTTTTTCAGGGATTGCCATTTTTATTAGTTGCCTTGGTTTGTATGGCTTAATTTCCTTTATGGCCGTACAGCGGACCAAAGAAATCGGCATCCGCAAAGTATTAGGGGCTTCGGTGGGAAATTTGATTACGCTACTTTCTAAAGATCTGCTCAAGCTGGTACTGATTGCAAACCTGATTGCCTGGCCGCTTGCCTGGTGGCTGATGGATAAATGGCTGCAAAACTTCGAATACAGTATTCCATTGAGCATCTGGATATTTGCTTTCGCTGGCATCCTCGCTTTGCTTATCGCCCTGTTTACAGTTGGTTTCCAGGCGATGAAAGCAGCATTAGCCAATCCAATTAAAAGTTTACGCACCGAATAGTCTGATACATACCTTCAACCAGTGAGTTGATTTACTGCGATACGTTAAAACCATACTATGAGCGAACCTAACAAACTTCCTTCTCCGCCTAGCTGGGCAAGCAAACTACTGGAATGGGTCTGTCCGGATGAATTGCTGGAAGAAATCGGAGGCGATTTGCAGGAATTATTTGAAGAACGCATAGAAGAAGTGGGAGAGAAACAAGCCGGGAGAGAATATGTACTCGCTGTATTAGGCTATTGTAGACCGTTCGCCTTTAAAAAACAAACCAAGCCAACCACCAAACCTCTTTACACCGATATGCTGCTGAACTATATAAAAATTGCGCTCCGTTCTTTTCAAAAAAACAGGATATATTCTTTCATCAACTTAACCGGACTCAGTGTAGCCTGTGCGTTTTGTTTGCTGGTGTATACATTTGTTCAGCATGAACTTTCCTTTGATCGATTTCACCAGAAAGCCTCCTCGTTATACCGGCTAGAAATTAAAGGGTTAGGAGAAGTGGCAGAGATGGGAACCCGGAGTTTTTTATCTAACCTGACTACACCTGATAAAAGCCGCCTTACCAGGGTCACCCCCGATTTAGCTCCCGAACTACAAGCTATTTTTCCAGAAGTAAAGCAAATTTCTCGCCTGATGGACAATTACAAACAAATCATGGGAGTGGGCGATAAGAGATTTCACCAGGACAATATCTATCTGGCAGACAGCAACTTCTTCGATGTATTTTCATTCCGTTTGTTGAAAGGAAATCCAAAAACAGCCTTATCTGATCCGCAAAGTATAGTATTATCTGAGAAAGTTGCCTTGCGGTATTTTGGTGGCAAAGACCCAATCGGGCAGCGCATAGATGTATTGGGAGATGGAGCAAATCATATATTTACGGTGACTGGTATTGTAGAAAATGCCCCTTCCAATTCGAGTCTGGCTTATGAGGTATTAGTGCCTTTAAATAGTAAATTATCTCCGGTCTCACTTGCTCCCAAGCAGAATCTGAATATGCTCTTTACTATGTGTATAGTAGAATTAGATGCAAAAACGGACATAGCTGCTTTCAAACATAAGCTGAAAACCTTTGGCCAAAACTACTACAAAGATGAACTGGTGAAAAGAAATGTGCCTATTGAAAGATTGAGCCTGGTTTTAACGCCTCTGACAGAAACCCACCTGGATTCGATACCCTGGGGATGGCCCAGAATGGGTAAAAAATTAAATATATACGTGCTGAGCCTGATTACCTTGTTTGTACTCGTGATTGCCAGTCTGAATTACATTTTCCTTTCCCTTAGCCATGCTTCGGCCAGGTTGCAGGAAATGGGTGTGCGGAAAGTAAATGGAGCTTCCCGATTACAGCTAATTATGCAATTATGGACGGAAACGTTTATGCTGGTTCTGTTTTCGATGGGAGCCGGTTTCATATTATCTTACCTGTTGCTTCCAGTATTTAATACCCTGCTAGACAGCGGACTGGAAACCCATTTATTGTATTCCCTACCTGCCATTGGTGCTGCGCTAATGCTGGCATTTGTGATCAGCCTGCTTACTGGTATTTATCCTGCCTTATTGCTTTCTGCCTATAATCCGGTTCGCTTACTCAAACGCCATTCTACGTACCGGATCAACCCAACACTATCGCGGTTTATGGTAGTTGTGCAGTATGCCTTGTGTCTGTTCCTGGTCATTACGACGGTTATTATGAAAGAGCAGTTTAACTACCTCACCCATAAAAACCTTGGATTTGACAAAGAAAATCTGCTGGTCATTAATTTGATGGAAAACCAGTCGATGAGTAAGGGGGCTTTTCTGCTTGATAAATTCAAGGCAATGGCTCGTACGCAACCTGATATTGTGGCTGTAAGCGGAGGAGATAATATGACCAGGCCCAGTATGATAGTTTTTTTTACCATTAATAACCAACCTGCTGTCATTAATAAGCTTTCCGGTGATTACGACTATGTGCAGATGATGGGTTTACATATGATGGAAGGCCGTACCATTTCTCCTCAGTTCCCAACAGATACCTCTGGTACTGGTGCCATTATCATTAACGAACAACTTGCCAAATTGATAGGAAATAACTGCAAGGTAGGAACCCCTTGTAAAGAACTAGATAATGCTGTGATTGTGGGTATTGTGAAAGATTTTCATTTCGCTTCCCTTTCCCAGCCTATTGGCCCGGCCATGCTGCATTACAACCCAAAATATATACCCAATATTCTCATCAAAATCCGACCTGGAAATATACCAGCAACCATTGCCAGCATTGAGCAAACCTGGAAACAAGTGAATGAAGGCAGACCCCTGAATTATACGTTCATGGATGAAGATATTGCCAATATGTACCAGGCGCAACAAACATGGATGAACATTATTGAAGCAGCTTCCTGGTTTGCTATTCTGGTGGCCTGCCTTGGTTTATTCGGTTTATCCGGATTAAATGCGGTGAACCGTACCAAAGAAATTGGCATCCGCAAAATACTCGGCGCTTCTGTCGGCCAGATTTTTCTGCTCCTGAATACAGTTACCATCCGGCTGGCATTTGTTTCCTTCCTAATCGCATTCCCATTAGCCTATTATATTGGCTATCATTGGCTGGAAGATTTCACTTACCGGATTGACATGAGCTGGAAAATTTTTGCCATAGCAGGCGCCGCAGGATTATTGATTGTACTGATTGCTGTCAGTTATTATTCCATTAAAGCTGCGATAGCCAACCCTGTAAATTCTTTGCGGAATGAGTAAGCCTGTCTGGAACATGGATTAAAGGATTTTTCAGGATTTTCAAAAGCGAAGAAATTGATTTCTTCGCTTTTGATTTATATTGCTTTGATTAAGAAAATGACTATTAAGTCTAAGAAACAAGCTTACCTTTGCAACCCATTCTAATTTAAAATCCCATAATCTGAAAAATCCTGGTTCCAGACTACTTAATCTTTACTAGTGTAGCACCATACCCAAATTTCTCTTTCATGGCATCTTTAAAATATTCGACTTGCTTGTTTTTACTCAGCCGTTTGTGAATTTCGGTACGTAAAACCCCATTTCCAACCCCATGAATAAAGATAATCTCCTCCATTCCATTAGCAATAGCCTGGTCTAAAGTACTCTCAAAAGTTTGTAACTGCAGTTGTAATATCTGCGGACTACCCATTTTTGCATGATCTTTCGAGAGCTTTTCTATATGCAGGTCTGTTTCGCGGGCGGGAGCAGGCAAGCGGGCTGGTTTTACTTCAGCAGTATTTTCTCCATACAAGGCATCTGTGATTTTCTGCGGCTGTATTTCAGTAGCTTCTTTATCAACTTGAAATACATAAGCATCTTTGCCCAGTACTGGAGCGGTTTGCTTGCTCTTGAAAAAGGTATTGGCCCGGAACCTGATTTTCTTAGTCAGGGGTTCTTGTATGGCCCCAGCACCAGCCTTAAAGAAAAGAAACTGCAACAAATACGCCGGCCAGTTTTCAAAGTTTTTAGTATTTACCTCCTGTATCTTAACCGAAGTCCTGGCTTTTAATACCCCAGCCTGCAGGCCTTTATAATTTTCCTGTTGTACTTCGCCAATCGTATAAGGTAGTTCCAGGTCAGTATTATTAATTAAGTATAAAGCCAGTGCTGTATCATTGATAAGTAAAAAGGCCATATATACCCCTTTGTTAGCAAATACTTCTCTGGATACAGGCTGCCTGTCGTCTACCGGAGTCTCTCTTTTAAAACGCACAGCTTCTTCCGCAGAAACGATGGCCAGCTCTGTGCGCAAAACCGGAATGCGGAATCCATCTTCAATTTCAATTTCTACCAGTTTATTGTCTAAAAAACGGGTGATTATGCCTTCTTCCCGGCCATGCAGCATCCGTACTTTGTCTCCGATGTTCATTTCAGTGGTTTGTTAATAATTTATCCATTGCAGGTTGTACATACGTAAAGCCATTCAGGAAAACGGAAATCTACAAAGAATTTATGATAGCTCAGACTTCAACAGATGATTTGCAGGTTATGTAATCCGATAGCCTGTTTCTGACAATGTATTATATAATACAGGAACTTGTTAACCTCTTCCTTTCTGTTCTTGGAAAAGTACCTTTTTACCTGCGAATACAAATTTTCTGGTTGAATTAACTTGAGAAGCTCTTCTTCAAACCATAGTTTCGCTAATAAAAACCGCCAGGTTTTCTTCTGAAAATGTTTATTTATTAAGAATAGCGCCAGCAGAGGCACTTTTTTGAGTGTAGGTTTGGCGGTAAATTTGTTTCATATTTACGGAGATTAAGTCCTAATTTGCTTCACAATTACAAAGCTGTTATTTTGGCCCTTATTGCATAAGGCCGGGAGGCGAAACAACGCAACAGCTTTTTTCTGAAAAAGCACCATACATATATGAATGATACCAAATACGTCTGTATTCACGGACATTTTTACCAGCCACCCAGAGAAAATCCGTGGCTGGAAGCCATAGAACTACAAGACTCAGCCCGGCCTTTTCATGATTGGAATGAACGCATTTCCTATGAATGTTATGAGCCTAATACTGCTTCCAGAATTCTGGCAGAAGATGGCGATATCACCGATATTACAAATAACTATTCCAAAATCAGCTTCAATTTCGGCCCCACCCTGTTATCATGGCTGGAAAAATATGAACCTGACGTATACAAATCCATTTTAAAAGCAGATGAAGAGAGCCAGAAGAATTTTTCTGGTCACGGATCAGCGATGGCACAGGCTTTTGGACATATTATTATGCCGCTGGCCAACCTTCGCGACAAACACACACAGGTAGTATGGGGAATCCGTGATTTTGAATACCGGTTTAAACGCAAACCAGAAGGAATGTGGCTGCCCGAAGCAGCGGTAGATACAGAAAGCCTGGAAGTGCTGGCTGAACATGGCATTAAATTTACATTACTTGCCCCCAGGCAAGCCCGAAGAGTACGCAAGATCGGCCAGACTCAGTGGATGGATGTTTCCGGTGACCGGGTCGATCCTAAAATGCCCTATATCTGCCGGCTTCCTTCCGGAAAAAGCATAGTACTGTTTTTTTATGACGGCCCTATTTCGCAGGATGTAGCCTTTAAAGGAATTCTAAAAAATGGGAGGGATTTTGCCAACCGTTTTCTGGATAATTTTACCCATGAAAGTGATTATCAGCCTCAGCTGGTACATATTGCTACGGATGGCGAAAGTTATGGGCATCATCACCGGCATGGCGATATGGCACTAGCCTATTGCATTCATTACCTGGAAAGCCAGGGTTTGGCACGTATTACCAATTATGGAGAATATTTGTCTAAGTTTCCACCCACCTATGAGGCCGAAATATTTGAAAATAGCTCCTGGAGCTGTGTGCATGGCGTAGAACGCTGGCGGAGCGATTGCGGGTGTAATACCGGCGGCCGGCCCGGCTGGAACCAGTTATGGCGCGACCCTTTGCGGAAATCCCTCGACTGGCTCCGGGATGAATTAGTTAAAATATATGAGAAAGAAGCAGGCCTCTTATTAAGAAAACCCTGGCAAGCCCGCAATGCTTATATGGATATTTTGTTGCAGCGTTCTAAAAACCGCATGGAAGGATTCATTAAAACGCATGCCAGCCGTGACCTGAGCAAAGAGGAAAAAATCAAGGTGATCAAACTTCTGGAAATGCAGCGCCATGCCATGCTGATGTATACCAGTTGCGGATGGTTTTTTGATGAAATTTCGGGCATTGAAACCATACAAGTAATTATGTATGCCAGCCGTGCCATTCAACTGGCCGAAGAGGTAACTTCACGTAAACTGGAGAAAGATTTTATTACCCTGCTGGAGAAAGCACCCAGCAATCAGCCTGAATATGGCAATGCTGCCCAGATTTATGAAGTGTATGTGAAACCTGCCCGCCTGGATCTGCTTAAAGTAGGCGTACATTATGCCATTACATCCCTGTTCGAAGATTACCCGGATAACCTTCCTATTTACAGTTATATCTTTAAAAGCGAAGTATACGACCGCCTGGAAGCTGGTATACAAAAATTAGTGATTGGTATTGCCAAAGTGCATTCTACCATTACCTGGGAAGAAAGTGAAGTAAGTTTTGTGGTGTTGTACCTGGGACAGCATACGGTAATCGCTAATGCCATGGAAAATATGCCCGACGAGCTTTTTTCGGCCATGCATAGCAAAATCAGAAAAGCATTTTTACGGAGCGAAGTGGCCGAAATTATTCACCTGATGGAAGGGTATTTTGGTCCGCAACGCTATTCGCTTTTCCATCTATCTAAAGATGAGCAGCGCCGGGTACTGGGGCAAATTATGCAAACGACCTTGCAGGAGATTGAAAATTCATTCAGGCAGATTTATGAGCACAATTACCACATGATGAACCTGATGAACAATGCCCAGGCGCCGCTGCCCAGTGTGTTTAAAACAACCGTGGAATTTATCCTGAATGCAGATATCCGGCGGCTTTTTGAAGAT from Rhodocytophaga rosea carries:
- a CDS encoding ABC transporter permease, with protein sequence MSEPNKLPSPPSWASKLLEWVCPDELLEEIGGDLQELFEERIEEVGEKQAGREYVLAVLGYCRPFAFKKQTKPTTKPLYTDMLLNYIKIALRSFQKNRIYSFINLTGLSVACAFCLLVYTFVQHELSFDRFHQKASSLYRLEIKGLGEVAEMGTRSFLSNLTTPDKSRLTRVTPDLAPELQAIFPEVKQISRLMDNYKQIMGVGDKRFHQDNIYLADSNFFDVFSFRLLKGNPKTALSDPQSIVLSEKVALRYFGGKDPIGQRIDVLGDGANHIFTVTGIVENAPSNSSLAYEVLVPLNSKLSPVSLAPKQNLNMLFTMCIVELDAKTDIAAFKHKLKTFGQNYYKDELVKRNVPIERLSLVLTPLTETHLDSIPWGWPRMGKKLNIYVLSLITLFVLVIASLNYIFLSLSHASARLQEMGVRKVNGASRLQLIMQLWTETFMLVLFSMGAGFILSYLLLPVFNTLLDSGLETHLLYSLPAIGAALMLAFVISLLTGIYPALLLSAYNPVRLLKRHSTYRINPTLSRFMVVVQYALCLFLVITTVIMKEQFNYLTHKNLGFDKENLLVINLMENQSMSKGAFLLDKFKAMARTQPDIVAVSGGDNMTRPSMIVFFTINNQPAVINKLSGDYDYVQMMGLHMMEGRTISPQFPTDTSGTGAIIINEQLAKLIGNNCKVGTPCKELDNAVIVGIVKDFHFASLSQPIGPAMLHYNPKYIPNILIKIRPGNIPATIASIEQTWKQVNEGRPLNYTFMDEDIANMYQAQQTWMNIIEAASWFAILVACLGLFGLSGLNAVNRTKEIGIRKILGASVGQIFLLLNTVTIRLAFVSFLIAFPLAYYIGYHWLEDFTYRIDMSWKIFAIAGAAGLLIVLIAVSYYSIKAAIANPVNSLRNE
- a CDS encoding Smr/MutS family protein, producing the protein MNIGDKVRMLHGREEGIITRFLDNKLVEIEIEDGFRIPVLRTELAIVSAEEAVRFKRETPVDDRQPVSREVFANKGVYMAFLLINDTALALYLINNTDLELPYTIGEVQQENYKGLQAGVLKARTSVKIQEVNTKNFENWPAYLLQFLFFKAGAGAIQEPLTKKIRFRANTFFKSKQTAPVLGKDAYVFQVDKEATEIQPQKITDALYGENTAEVKPARLPAPARETDLHIEKLSKDHAKMGSPQILQLQLQTFESTLDQAIANGMEEIIFIHGVGNGVLRTEIHKRLSKNKQVEYFKDAMKEKFGYGATLVKIK
- a CDS encoding DUF3536 domain-containing protein codes for the protein MNDTKYVCIHGHFYQPPRENPWLEAIELQDSARPFHDWNERISYECYEPNTASRILAEDGDITDITNNYSKISFNFGPTLLSWLEKYEPDVYKSILKADEESQKNFSGHGSAMAQAFGHIIMPLANLRDKHTQVVWGIRDFEYRFKRKPEGMWLPEAAVDTESLEVLAEHGIKFTLLAPRQARRVRKIGQTQWMDVSGDRVDPKMPYICRLPSGKSIVLFFYDGPISQDVAFKGILKNGRDFANRFLDNFTHESDYQPQLVHIATDGESYGHHHRHGDMALAYCIHYLESQGLARITNYGEYLSKFPPTYEAEIFENSSWSCVHGVERWRSDCGCNTGGRPGWNQLWRDPLRKSLDWLRDELVKIYEKEAGLLLRKPWQARNAYMDILLQRSKNRMEGFIKTHASRDLSKEEKIKVIKLLEMQRHAMLMYTSCGWFFDEISGIETIQVIMYASRAIQLAEEVTSRKLEKDFITLLEKAPSNQPEYGNAAQIYEVYVKPARLDLLKVGVHYAITSLFEDYPDNLPIYSYIFKSEVYDRLEAGIQKLVIGIAKVHSTITWEESEVSFVVLYLGQHTVIANAMENMPDELFSAMHSKIRKAFLRSEVAEIIHLMEGYFGPQRYSLFHLSKDEQRRVLGQIMQTTLQEIENSFRQIYEHNYHMMNLMNNAQAPLPSVFKTTVEFILNADIRRLFEDEHVNLDDLQRLTEEVERWSVKLEPDRVGYVITKKMNVLMNQLLINPRNTERLRYILEIFKQLKKLPLNLDIWMIQNLYFSVGDKYLKEMQKAANHGDASSSKWLTYFSELGDELEIKASRLI